In the genome of Edaphobacter dinghuensis, the window GTCTTTGGAGTTGGCGCGCTTGTAGGCCTCGCCTACGTCCTTGCCTGCAGAGGCCTCGAGACAAATCATAGCGTCAATCTTGTCTTTTCCGGTTTTGCCGAGATACTCCTGCGCCTTGTCCATAGCTAGCCCGGAGTCACCCTTCATGTCGAAGACATCGACAATCTTGATTCCCGGATAGCTTGCGAAGACGTCTTTGTAGCCCTTCAGTCGCTCTTCGAGGTTCGGCTGGTTGGCGATGGTAAAGAAGACGACATTGCCTTTGCCGTTGAGTTGCGCCGCCACGCGCGCGCCGCCTAGTCTGCCTGCCTGCAGATTATTTGTCCCGATAAAGTAGAGCCGATGGCTGGCCGGTGCGTCGGAGTCGATGGTAATGACTGGAATGCCCGCGGCGACAGCTGCATCGATCTCGGGCTGCATCAATTCGGCGTTGGCGACGGAGACGAGGATTCCCGCAGGCTTACGAGCGGCGACGGTGTGGAACTCTTTTACCTCATCCTGTGGATCGAACGAGGTTGGTCCCCAGACCTCGGCGGTGACTCCATATTGAGTCGCAGCTGCCTGAAATCCATCAGCAGCCGTCTTCCAGTAAGGCAGGTTGATGTTGGTCGCGACCAGGTAATAGTGCTCACTTTTGCTGTGCCGGGTGCAGCCCGTAACCCAGGGAAGCATCACCGCTAAAAGCACCCAAATTGCCGGCTTTCGTAGAGTGTTCATGCTCATCCTCCGGAGATTCAGCTGTCCGAAGCACCGCAGCCCTTCCAGGATCGGGCAGCCTTGCAGGTTATCTTGCCTGCGGGTGCAAGATATTACTCCACTCCTCCAACGCCTGAAAACAGCTGCTTCCACTAGAATCAACACAGCATGGTTCTTCCCTTCGTCCGCGAGCTGCTTGCGGACCTTGAGCACTCTGAGGCATTTGAGCGTGTACGCCGCCATCTGAGCGGGGGCACGGGGCGCAGACGTGTGTCCGGGTTGACCTCGACGGCGCGTGCGCTTTACCTGCCGCTGTTCGTTCGGGCAGCCAATGCTCCATGTGTCATTGTGGTTTCCGACAACAAGGCGGCGGAGGCTCTGCATGCCGCAGTGCTCTCGGCCTGCGAGTTGACGGGAGCGATGGACCCGGCACAGGTTTTGCGGCTACCTGCTCACGACGTTCTGCCGTTTGAAAATCTTTCTCCGCACCCTGAGATTCAGGAGACACGCGCGGCGACACTGTGGAAGATCGCCACAGGAACGATTCGGTTGGTGATTGCACCGGTTGAAGCCGCCTGCATGAAGTTATTTGCGCGTGACTTCTATAAGGCACTGGCACTGCACCTGAAGGTTGGCGAAGAGTATATGCCGGACATGCTGATCGAGCATCTACTTTCGGTCGGCTATACCCGCGTCGATGTGGTGGAGATGCCAGGACAGGTTACGTTGCGCGGCGGCATCATTGACGCCTTCTCGCCTGAGATGGAACGCCCGGTGCGCATCGACTTCTTTGGCGATGAGATCGAGTCGATCCGCACCTTCGACGCGGAGACACAGCGCAGCAGCAGTTCGCTCGATGAGGCGCTTCTGCTTCCGCTTACGGAAATTCCTGTCACCGAAAAGATTCTTACCGCGATCAATGCGCGGCTTACTCGCAGCGGCATAGCCGGTGCGACGATTGAAGGGGGCGAAGAGCCGGTCGAGTTGCAGACGCATATTGCCACACGCACCGGTGAGGCTACCGTTTTTCCCGGCTGGGAGTTTTTTGCGCCAGTTGCGGGTGCCACTCATACGGTTTTGGATTTGTTGGCGGCAAGCGGCCCTGCGCCACGTGTCTTTATCGAAGAGCCTGCAATGGTCAAGAATCAAGGCGAGCGCTGGTGGAACAAAGTCGAGCAGCGGCATGACCGCTCGGGCATCGGCAATCTGGTTCGGCCCGAAGATATCTATCTTTCCCCGTGGGATCTTGATGACAGGTTGCGCCGGTTCTGTGGCTGCGAATTAGATCAGCTTGGCGCGGTGGATGTGTTGGATGCCGATCGTAGCGATTTGTCGGAGGTGGACTTCACCACTCGCCCCACGCAGCGATTTCATGGCAGCATTCCAGCGCTGATCGATCAACTGAATGTGTTGATGAAGCAGGATGCGCGCATCCTGCTGACTGCTCCTAACCAGGGAGAGGTGGAGCGGCTCGCGGGACTGTTGCAGGAGTATCAAATTCCCTATCGGCTTGGCTCGCGCAACGAGCAACATGGCAGCTCGACGGTTTATTCGGAGTCGAGCTATCTGGCAGGAGATCTGCGCACACCGGTGATCGTGAAGACGACCATTGCGGCAGGTGTGCAGATACTTGATCTCGACAGGACTACTGCGCGGCAGGTTGTCATCTTTGGCGCGCAGGATTTATCGGACGACGCTGACGTGACGGTACGGACGGCACGGCGCGGCAAGTCGAAGGCTGCGGCGTTTATCTCCGACTTCCGCGATCTTGCTGTTGGCGATTATGTTGTGCACGTCGAGCATGGCATCGCGCAGTATTGCGGGCTGCGCGTGATTGAAGAGAACGATGCGCCGCCACTGGAGCTGATGATTCTGGAGTTTGCCGACGAGGCGAAGCTGTATGTTCCGCTGACGCGACTCGACCTGATTCAGAAGTACCGCAGTACCGATACAGGGCCTGCACCGCAACTCAACAAGCTGGGCACGCAGGGATGGCAGAAGACCAAGGCTCGGGTCAAAAAGGCAATGGCCGACATGGCTGCCGAGCTGCTGAAGTTGTATGCGCAACGCGAGTCGATTCAGGGCACACCTTTTTCGCCAGACACGAACATGCAGCGCGAGTTCGAGGACGCCTTCGACTTCAACGAGACTGATGACCAGTTGAACGCCATTACCGATATTAAGAGCGATATGGAGTCGGTGCAGCCGATGGACCGGCTACTGTGCGGCGATGTGGGCTATGGCAAGACAGAAGTTGCCATGCGCGCAGCGTTCAAGGCAGTGCAGGACTCGAAGCAGGTTGCGGTGCTGACGCCGACGACCGTGCTGAGCTTTCAGCACTACGAGACCTTCAAGCGCCGCTTCGCCAACTTCCCTGTCACCATCGAGATGATCTCTCGCTTCCGCACTGCGAAGGAGCAGAAAATCATTCTTGAAAAAGTCGAGCAGGGCAAGATCGATATCCTTATCGGCACACATCGCATCCTGTCGAAAGATCTGAAGTTTCAGGACCTGGGGCTGCTGATCGTCGATGAAGAGCAGCGCTTCGGCGTGCGGCATAAGGAGCGGCTGAAGCAGATGCGAACTGCAATCGATGTGCTGGCGATGTCGGCCACACCGATTCCACGGACGTTGCATATGTCGTTGATCGGCTTGCGCGATATGTCGGTGATTGAGACGCCGCCCAAAGACCGCATGGCGATTCAGACGATCGTCGCCAAGTTCGATGAGAAGCTAGTTCGTACTGCGATCGAGATGGAGTTGGAACGCGGTGGACAGATTTATTTTGTGCACAATCGCGTTGAGTCTATCTATGAGCTTGCGGCGAAGATTCGCGAGCTGGTGCCGCAGGCGCGAGTTGTGATTGGTCATGGTCAGCTTCCGGAGGCAGAGCTCGAGCGAGTGATGCTCGCCTTCATGAACCATGAGTACGATGTGCTGCTCGCTACCAGCATCATTGAGAATGGGCTGGATATTCCACTGGCCAACACGATCATTATCAATCGTGCAGATCGACATGGGCTGAGCGAGCTTTATCAACTGCGTGGCCGCGTGGGCCGCAGCAATCGTCGCGCATACTCGTATCTTTTGATTCCGCCAGAGAAGGAGTTGAGCGAGATATCGCGGCGCAGGCTGGCGGCGTTGAAAGAGTTCTCCGACCTGGGTGCGGGCTTCAAGATCGCTGCGCTTGATCTGGAGCTGCGCGGCGCGGGTAACATGCTGGGCGGCGAACAGTCGGGCCACATCGAGGCCATCGGCTTTGAGATGTACACGACGATGCTCGAAGAGGCGGTGCGCAAGATGAAGGGCGAGGAGGACAAGCCTGCGCATGCCAACACGGTGCTCAACCTCGGCATCAGCGTGCGCATCGACTCTGATTACATTCCCGAAGAGAACCAGCGCCTGCGCATGTATAAGCGCATCGCCGGTGCGGAGGACTTTGCTACGCTTGCCGATGTTCGTGCGGAGTTGCAGGACCGCTACGGCACGCCGCCGGAGTCAGTGTTCAACCTGCTGGCAGCGGGAGAGATTCGTCTGCAATGTGAGCTGCTTGGCATTGCTCAGGTCGACCGTAAGCGTACTCAGATCGAAGTGGGCAAGACGAAGACTTTTGTTGAGATGCT includes:
- the mfd gene encoding transcription-repair coupling factor; its protein translation is MVLPFVRELLADLEHSEAFERVRRHLSGGTGRRRVSGLTSTARALYLPLFVRAANAPCVIVVSDNKAAEALHAAVLSACELTGAMDPAQVLRLPAHDVLPFENLSPHPEIQETRAATLWKIATGTIRLVIAPVEAACMKLFARDFYKALALHLKVGEEYMPDMLIEHLLSVGYTRVDVVEMPGQVTLRGGIIDAFSPEMERPVRIDFFGDEIESIRTFDAETQRSSSSLDEALLLPLTEIPVTEKILTAINARLTRSGIAGATIEGGEEPVELQTHIATRTGEATVFPGWEFFAPVAGATHTVLDLLAASGPAPRVFIEEPAMVKNQGERWWNKVEQRHDRSGIGNLVRPEDIYLSPWDLDDRLRRFCGCELDQLGAVDVLDADRSDLSEVDFTTRPTQRFHGSIPALIDQLNVLMKQDARILLTAPNQGEVERLAGLLQEYQIPYRLGSRNEQHGSSTVYSESSYLAGDLRTPVIVKTTIAAGVQILDLDRTTARQVVIFGAQDLSDDADVTVRTARRGKSKAAAFISDFRDLAVGDYVVHVEHGIAQYCGLRVIEENDAPPLELMILEFADEAKLYVPLTRLDLIQKYRSTDTGPAPQLNKLGTQGWQKTKARVKKAMADMAAELLKLYAQRESIQGTPFSPDTNMQREFEDAFDFNETDDQLNAITDIKSDMESVQPMDRLLCGDVGYGKTEVAMRAAFKAVQDSKQVAVLTPTTVLSFQHYETFKRRFANFPVTIEMISRFRTAKEQKIILEKVEQGKIDILIGTHRILSKDLKFQDLGLLIVDEEQRFGVRHKERLKQMRTAIDVLAMSATPIPRTLHMSLIGLRDMSVIETPPKDRMAIQTIVAKFDEKLVRTAIEMELERGGQIYFVHNRVESIYELAAKIRELVPQARVVIGHGQLPEAELERVMLAFMNHEYDVLLATSIIENGLDIPLANTIIINRADRHGLSELYQLRGRVGRSNRRAYSYLLIPPEKELSEISRRRLAALKEFSDLGAGFKIAALDLELRGAGNMLGGEQSGHIEAIGFEMYTTMLEEAVRKMKGEEDKPAHANTVLNLGISVRIDSDYIPEENQRLRMYKRIAGAEDFATLADVRAELQDRYGTPPESVFNLLAAGEIRLQCELLGIAQVDRKRTQIEVGKTKTFVEMLHLKFAERLSGGAPATAPGVAPARERGVDPGVLMKLVSRNTKKGAQFTPQGILRWPLTSAKAEDVIAETRALLDALDAH
- a CDS encoding substrate-binding domain-containing protein, which translates into the protein MNTLRKPAIWVLLAVMLPWVTGCTRHSKSEHYYLVATNINLPYWKTAADGFQAAATQYGVTAEVWGPTSFDPQDEVKEFHTVAARKPAGILVSVANAELMQPEIDAAVAAGIPVITIDSDAPASHRLYFIGTNNLQAGRLGGARVAAQLNGKGNVVFFTIANQPNLEERLKGYKDVFASYPGIKIVDVFDMKGDSGLAMDKAQEYLGKTGKDKIDAMICLEASAGKDVGEAYKRANSKDRLLVAMDVDQATLNLVQSGVIDSTISQKPYTMAFLGLKGLDDVHHYPVKPLAGDYGLDPNSPFPAFIDTGVALIDKTNVQSLLIKSSRQQ